A single genomic interval of Polyangium spumosum harbors:
- a CDS encoding ATP-binding protein — translation MEGAPLDLPAAHEEDDAVGIVERGLSGLRIAVYGLLLATLPVSEHVLGFHVRYEIAVPATLLVAATNALVAARAARARGSGRPPPSPRVLAAGLALDLVGIFVVLACSGGAANPWSALFLIHVALSAAVLPLGTTLALSAFAACLFLALFSVPSGACCPSHPENGAFSTHLYGMWCAFAISAGIIATFVTRVRSALAARGREIARLRREAEVNARFRALATLAAGTAHELNTPLGTIAVLAYEIEGGAEPEASKRHAASIGAQVERCRQVITRLSAGSKRGAEGEHASITDAATRAVSAWRAAHPDAHVTISVSCDPEARVGLSAAEVEGALGALLDNALFACKRGAAAAPIGVSVRREGARILLSVEDEGTGVPASLSERLGEPFLTTKEPGEGMGLGLWLVRRVVEIAGGTLDIGPKEPRGTRVTIRLEEARA, via the coding sequence ATGGAAGGCGCTCCCCTCGACCTGCCGGCAGCCCACGAAGAAGACGACGCGGTCGGTATCGTCGAGCGTGGTTTGTCCGGGCTGCGTATCGCGGTCTACGGCCTCCTGCTCGCGACGCTGCCGGTGAGCGAGCACGTCCTCGGGTTTCACGTCCGTTACGAGATCGCCGTGCCCGCGACGCTGCTCGTCGCCGCGACGAACGCCCTGGTCGCCGCGCGCGCGGCCAGGGCTCGCGGCAGCGGCCGCCCGCCGCCCTCGCCGCGCGTGCTCGCCGCGGGGCTCGCGCTCGACCTCGTCGGCATCTTCGTGGTGCTCGCGTGCTCGGGCGGCGCGGCGAACCCGTGGAGCGCGCTCTTTTTGATCCACGTCGCGCTCTCGGCCGCGGTCTTGCCGCTCGGCACGACGCTCGCGCTCTCGGCCTTCGCCGCGTGCCTCTTCCTCGCGCTCTTCAGCGTCCCCTCGGGCGCGTGTTGCCCGAGCCACCCGGAGAACGGCGCCTTCTCGACGCACCTCTACGGCATGTGGTGCGCCTTCGCGATCTCGGCGGGGATCATCGCGACGTTCGTCACGCGCGTGCGGAGCGCGCTCGCCGCGCGGGGCCGCGAGATCGCGCGCCTGCGCCGCGAGGCCGAGGTGAACGCGCGCTTCCGGGCGCTCGCGACGCTCGCGGCAGGGACGGCGCACGAGCTCAACACGCCGCTCGGCACGATCGCGGTGCTCGCCTACGAGATCGAAGGCGGCGCGGAGCCCGAGGCGTCGAAGCGGCACGCCGCGTCGATCGGCGCGCAGGTCGAGCGGTGCCGGCAGGTGATCACGCGGCTCTCGGCGGGCAGCAAGCGCGGCGCCGAGGGGGAACACGCGAGCATCACGGACGCCGCGACGCGCGCCGTGTCGGCGTGGCGGGCCGCGCACCCCGACGCACATGTCACGATTTCCGTGTCGTGTGATCCGGAGGCGCGCGTGGGTTTGTCCGCGGCCGAGGTGGAGGGCGCGCTCGGGGCCCTGCTCGACAATGCGCTCTTCGCGTGCAAACGAGGCGCGGCGGCGGCGCCGATCGGCGTCTCCGTGCGGCGCGAGGGCGCGCGGATCCTCCTCTCGGTGGAGGACGAAGGGACGGGCGTGCCGGCTTCGCTCTCGGAGCGGCTCGGCGAGCCGTTCTTGACGACGAAGGAGCCCGGCGAGGGAATGGGCCTCGGGTTATGGCTCGTGCGGCGCGTCGTGGAGATCGCCGGTGGGACGCTCGATATCGGGCCGAAGGAGCCGCGAGGGACACGCGTGACGATCCGGCTCGAGGAGGCGCGGGCGTGA
- a CDS encoding response regulator transcription factor, translating into MSAAEGRPTLLVVDDDGAFRAALGEALERRGFSVSLAEGPAAALALAERQVFEYALVDVRMPGGSGIDLVRSLRALDEGTRIVVLTGYGTITNAVEAMRAGAFDYLTKPVNAAACERALAGRPSAEGAPEDVPSLDRVEWEYLHRVLGDCGGNISEAARRLRMHRRSLQRKIAKMPPAR; encoded by the coding sequence GTGAGCGCGGCCGAGGGCAGACCCACGCTCCTCGTGGTGGACGACGACGGCGCGTTCCGGGCGGCGCTCGGCGAGGCGCTCGAGCGGCGAGGTTTTTCGGTGTCGCTCGCCGAAGGGCCGGCGGCGGCGCTCGCGCTCGCCGAGCGGCAGGTCTTCGAATATGCGCTCGTCGACGTGCGAATGCCGGGCGGCAGCGGGATCGACCTCGTGCGCTCGCTCCGGGCCCTCGACGAGGGCACGCGTATCGTGGTGCTCACCGGATATGGCACGATCACGAATGCGGTGGAGGCGATGCGCGCGGGGGCGTTCGATTACCTGACGAAGCCCGTGAACGCGGCGGCGTGCGAGCGCGCCCTCGCCGGCCGCCCCTCCGCGGAGGGCGCGCCGGAGGACGTCCCCTCGCTCGACCGCGTGGAGTGGGAGTATCTGCACCGGGTGCTCGGCGATTGCGGCGGCAATATCTCCGAGGCGGCGCGGCGGCTGCGCATGCACCGGCGCTCGCTCCAGCGCAAGATTGCCAAAATGCCGCCCGCGCGCTGA
- a CDS encoding serine/threonine-protein kinase, with protein MREVTVFAERYEILHLAGTGGMAEVHRARDRQNSMSVALKLVSEASPVDDARFDREIEALGSLDHPGIVRLLEHGVLANGTRYLVMEWLDGEELARALSRGRLSVEDTVALARKVAEALSAAHEKHIVHRDLKPENIFLVEGKPGQPKLIDFGIAKLGRRTRITGTDSIVGTPGFMAPEQVRGEAEVDARADVFALGCLIFECLAGQPAFPGDHLHAILAKVLFAEPPSLAELRPEVPYELEALVMRMLAKDPADRPRDGRAVALELEALESGAATVRVAQPPSLRPPSLGSTERRPVAALLIGRSKHSLPPPSLRSMENREGRVTDLDRSLQAEAEARGIPCEILRDGSLALWTSGAGAKDLAARVARIAMELRTLGGSRPFALAVGWGSLAGPSPLGDAIDRAAHALAEHRGASSVECPIALDELTAGLLDARFEVRKDETGFSLHGERPALLGTRTLLGNPTPCVGRERELRTLASLFEDCVEEPAAQAALVTAVAGLGKSRLAQEFVGTAMREAPLSSAWLACGEARRAGSAFQLVSQALCMALGVAAGDAQAVRRDKLLARVSARFEGADARRVARFLGEIVDAPFPDEDDLPLRAARADVQLMVDQIRAAFLDFLGAECDAAPVLLVLEDLQWGDLPSVRLVDAALRTLSDKPFFVLATARPDVRERFPRLWEGRRLQEIGLTELGKRASEKLVRGALGEGATQEVVERIVQRAQGNAFYLEELIRAAAEGRDAELPETVVAMVQSRLASLDDEDRRLLRAASVFGDVFWVGGARALLGEGAGKNALRARLVALEERELVSFRPESRLAGEEEFAFRHALVREGAYTMLTEEDRELGHRLAGAWLESHGETDPLVLATHFERGQKPSRAVPHLLRAAEQAHRAGDDEDAVRRAERALALGPDPDTEIGLLGIVSEARMWQNHLEEAATHGARLTRRAPPGSAPWVRGALAQFAYAIRMKHLDESIGILDAIASLEPAPEVLGTVSLALAMATVLLLTEGRIDIVEPIQRRLDALVGPVADRDPMARAFWHLSYPRWEAWIKEDPWESLSRSLSAQRAFHEAGSRRGVVLARVFVGMNEWLLGANERAAETLRPEARSDEDFAIVASLRALFRVLALSDAGRLVEAREEAVRLVVASEVNGDQADEARGRWALAEVARRAGNHEEAARHARAAMALGGVLPLDRAAAGAVLARALLAEGRVAEALAEAEASHARYEVMHGFGYRGAFLRLARIECLEAAGRRDEARAALAAAAGRLREIAERTPDPDYRRSFLEDVPENARIIALAGEWIGPDA; from the coding sequence ATGAGGGAAGTCACGGTCTTCGCCGAGCGGTACGAGATCCTGCACCTCGCAGGGACCGGCGGGATGGCCGAGGTGCACCGGGCGAGGGATCGGCAAAACTCGATGTCCGTCGCCCTGAAGCTCGTCTCCGAGGCGAGCCCCGTGGACGACGCGCGCTTCGACCGCGAGATCGAGGCGCTCGGATCCCTCGATCACCCCGGCATCGTGCGCCTGCTCGAGCACGGCGTGCTCGCGAACGGCACGCGTTACCTCGTGATGGAATGGCTCGACGGCGAGGAGCTCGCGCGCGCGCTCTCGCGAGGGCGCCTCTCGGTCGAGGACACCGTCGCCCTCGCGCGGAAGGTCGCCGAGGCGCTCTCCGCGGCCCACGAAAAGCACATCGTCCACCGCGATCTCAAGCCCGAGAACATCTTCCTCGTCGAGGGCAAGCCGGGCCAGCCGAAGCTGATCGACTTCGGCATCGCCAAGCTCGGGCGGCGCACGCGCATCACCGGGACGGACAGCATCGTGGGCACGCCGGGCTTCATGGCGCCCGAGCAGGTGCGCGGCGAGGCCGAGGTCGACGCGCGGGCCGACGTGTTCGCGCTCGGATGCCTGATCTTCGAATGCCTCGCGGGTCAGCCGGCGTTCCCCGGCGATCACCTGCACGCGATCCTCGCGAAGGTGCTCTTCGCCGAGCCGCCGTCGCTCGCGGAGCTCCGGCCCGAGGTGCCCTACGAGCTCGAAGCGCTGGTGATGCGCATGCTCGCGAAGGACCCGGCGGACAGGCCCCGCGACGGGCGCGCCGTGGCCCTGGAGCTCGAAGCGCTGGAGAGCGGCGCGGCCACGGTGCGCGTCGCGCAGCCGCCCTCGCTCCGCCCGCCCTCGCTCGGGAGCACCGAACGACGGCCCGTCGCGGCGCTGCTCATCGGGCGCTCGAAGCACTCGCTGCCGCCGCCCTCGTTGCGATCGATGGAGAATCGCGAGGGCCGCGTGACGGACCTCGATCGCAGCCTGCAGGCCGAAGCCGAGGCGCGCGGGATACCGTGCGAGATCCTGCGCGACGGATCCCTCGCGCTCTGGACCTCGGGCGCGGGGGCGAAGGACCTCGCGGCGCGCGTCGCGCGGATCGCGATGGAGCTCCGGACGCTCGGCGGGAGCAGGCCGTTCGCGCTCGCGGTCGGGTGGGGCTCGCTCGCGGGGCCGAGCCCGCTCGGCGACGCGATCGACAGGGCGGCGCACGCGCTCGCGGAGCACCGCGGCGCGAGCAGCGTGGAGTGCCCGATCGCGCTCGACGAGCTCACGGCGGGCCTGCTCGACGCGCGCTTCGAGGTGCGAAAGGACGAGACGGGGTTCTCGCTGCACGGCGAGCGTCCGGCGCTGCTCGGCACGCGCACGCTGCTCGGCAACCCCACGCCGTGCGTGGGCCGCGAGCGGGAGCTGCGCACGCTCGCGAGCCTCTTCGAGGACTGCGTCGAGGAGCCGGCCGCGCAGGCGGCGCTCGTGACGGCGGTCGCGGGCCTCGGCAAGTCGCGGCTCGCGCAGGAGTTCGTGGGGACGGCGATGCGCGAGGCGCCGCTCTCGTCCGCGTGGCTCGCGTGCGGCGAGGCGCGCCGGGCGGGCTCGGCGTTCCAGCTCGTGTCGCAGGCGCTCTGCATGGCGCTCGGCGTCGCCGCGGGTGACGCGCAGGCCGTGCGTCGTGACAAACTTTTGGCGAGGGTGTCGGCGCGCTTCGAGGGGGCGGACGCGCGGCGGGTGGCGCGGTTCCTCGGCGAGATCGTGGACGCGCCCTTCCCCGACGAGGACGACCTGCCGCTGCGCGCGGCGCGCGCGGACGTGCAGCTCATGGTCGACCAGATACGCGCGGCGTTCCTCGATTTCCTCGGGGCCGAATGCGACGCGGCGCCGGTGCTCCTCGTGCTCGAGGACCTGCAATGGGGCGACCTGCCGAGCGTGCGGCTCGTGGACGCGGCGTTACGCACGCTCTCGGACAAACCATTTTTCGTCCTCGCCACGGCGCGCCCCGACGTACGCGAGCGGTTCCCGCGGCTCTGGGAGGGGCGGAGGCTCCAGGAGATCGGGCTCACGGAGCTCGGCAAGCGGGCGAGCGAGAAGCTCGTGCGAGGGGCGCTCGGCGAGGGCGCGACGCAGGAGGTCGTCGAGCGGATCGTCCAGCGGGCGCAAGGAAATGCGTTTTACCTGGAAGAACTGATCCGCGCCGCGGCGGAGGGGCGGGACGCGGAGCTGCCGGAGACGGTGGTGGCGATGGTGCAATCGCGCCTGGCCTCGCTCGACGACGAGGATCGGCGGCTGCTCCGCGCGGCGAGCGTCTTCGGGGACGTGTTCTGGGTCGGCGGGGCGCGCGCGTTGCTCGGCGAGGGCGCCGGGAAAAACGCCCTCCGCGCGCGGCTCGTGGCGCTCGAAGAGCGGGAGCTCGTCTCGTTCCGGCCGGAGAGCCGCCTCGCGGGCGAGGAGGAGTTCGCGTTCCGGCACGCGCTCGTGCGCGAGGGCGCGTATACGATGCTGACCGAAGAGGACCGCGAGCTCGGACACAGGCTCGCCGGCGCATGGCTCGAATCCCACGGCGAGACGGACCCGCTCGTCCTGGCCACCCATTTCGAGCGCGGCCAGAAGCCGAGCCGCGCGGTGCCGCACCTCTTGCGCGCGGCCGAGCAGGCGCACCGCGCCGGCGACGACGAAGACGCCGTTCGCCGCGCCGAGCGCGCCCTCGCCCTCGGCCCGGACCCCGACACCGAGATCGGCTTGCTCGGGATCGTGTCCGAGGCGCGCATGTGGCAAAACCACCTCGAAGAGGCGGCGACGCACGGCGCGCGCCTCACGCGCAGGGCCCCGCCCGGCAGCGCGCCCTGGGTGCGCGGCGCGCTGGCGCAATTCGCGTACGCCATTCGCATGAAGCACCTCGACGAGTCGATCGGGATCCTCGACGCGATCGCCTCGCTCGAGCCCGCGCCCGAGGTCCTCGGCACCGTCTCGCTCGCGCTCGCCATGGCCACGGTCCTGCTCCTGACGGAGGGGCGGATCGATATCGTCGAGCCCATTCAACGCAGGCTCGACGCGCTCGTCGGGCCCGTGGCCGACCGCGACCCGATGGCCCGGGCCTTCTGGCACCTCTCCTACCCGCGGTGGGAGGCGTGGATCAAGGAGGACCCCTGGGAGAGTTTGTCACGGTCGCTCTCCGCACAACGAGCGTTCCACGAGGCCGGGTCGCGCAGGGGCGTGGTGCTCGCGCGGGTGTTCGTCGGGATGAACGAGTGGCTGCTCGGCGCGAACGAGCGCGCGGCCGAGACGTTACGGCCGGAGGCGCGCAGCGACGAGGATTTCGCGATCGTGGCCTCGCTGCGAGCGCTCTTCCGGGTGCTCGCGCTCTCGGACGCAGGGCGGCTCGTGGAGGCGCGCGAGGAGGCGGTGCGGCTCGTCGTGGCGTCCGAGGTGAATGGCGACCAGGCGGACGAGGCGCGCGGGCGCTGGGCGCTCGCCGAGGTGGCGCGGCGCGCGGGCAATCACGAGGAGGCGGCGCGGCACGCGCGGGCGGCGATGGCGCTCGGCGGGGTCTTGCCGCTCGATCGCGCCGCGGCGGGCGCGGTGCTCGCGCGGGCGCTGCTCGCGGAGGGGCGCGTCGCCGAGGCGCTCGCCGAGGCCGAGGCGTCCCACGCGCGGTACGAGGTGATGCACGGGTTCGGATATCGAGGCGCGTTCCTCAGGCTCGCGCGTATCGAATGCCTGGAGGCGGCGGGCCGGCGGGACGAGGCGCGGGCGGCGCTCGCGGCGGCGGCCGGGAGGCTTCGCGAAATCGCGGAGCGGACGCCGGACCCGGACTACCGGCGCAGCTTCCTCGAGGACGTGCCCGAGAATGCGCGGATCATCGCGCTCGCCGGGGAGTGGATCGGGCCGGACGCGTAG
- a CDS encoding FixH family protein, giving the protein MNRTNRLSRARFSRLLFGSLAALWLAACGGAEDTGGGGEQESIGLRGAMVFTLVPEAPLVQGENDLRLTLRDAASGASVEGASIEVIAIMPAMGHEAAGAPSIEEAGEGAYAVRDLALSMPGRWDVHVKVEHEDRIDEVHFVYDVL; this is encoded by the coding sequence ATGAATAGGACGAACCGCCTCTCCCGCGCCCGTTTTTCGCGGCTCCTCTTCGGCTCGCTCGCCGCCCTGTGGCTCGCCGCGTGTGGCGGCGCCGAAGACACCGGCGGAGGAGGCGAGCAAGAGTCGATCGGCCTTCGCGGGGCGATGGTCTTCACGCTCGTCCCCGAGGCGCCGCTCGTGCAGGGCGAGAACGACCTGCGATTGACGCTTCGAGACGCCGCGAGCGGCGCGTCGGTGGAGGGCGCCTCGATCGAGGTCATTGCGATCATGCCGGCGATGGGCCATGAGGCGGCGGGCGCGCCTTCGATCGAGGAGGCGGGCGAAGGCGCCTACGCCGTGCGTGACCTCGCCCTCTCCATGCCGGGCCGCTGGGACGTGCACGTGAAGGTCGAGCACGAGGACCGGATCGACGAGGTCCACTTCGTCTACGACGTCCTCTGA
- a CDS encoding nucleotidyltransferase family protein, which yields MENRPEPRAALPEALAADPPLARLVNELCLRHGCHTVVLYGSRALGTATAESDWDMLGIREGGEATRDARLVDGVFLDAFIVPESGVVGAGASFLHLRGGRAVRDPRGLGARLLDDVAAALASPPRPVAEAEIAARRAWCHKMLGRIRRGGDADVEANYRRAWLLFDLLELYFVFRGRHYLGPKESFRFLAAEDGPAYEAFSAALAPGAPTSAVEALVARVLSG from the coding sequence ATGGAAAACCGCCCCGAACCCCGCGCCGCGCTCCCCGAGGCGCTCGCGGCCGACCCGCCCCTCGCCCGGCTCGTGAACGAGCTCTGCCTGCGGCATGGCTGCCATACCGTCGTTCTTTATGGATCACGCGCGCTCGGGACGGCGACGGCGGAGAGCGACTGGGACATGCTCGGGATCCGCGAGGGCGGCGAGGCGACCCGGGATGCGCGGCTCGTGGACGGGGTTTTTCTGGACGCATTCATCGTCCCCGAGAGCGGCGTCGTGGGCGCCGGGGCGAGCTTCCTGCACCTGCGCGGGGGCAGGGCCGTACGTGATCCGCGGGGGCTCGGCGCGCGCCTGCTCGACGACGTCGCGGCCGCGCTCGCCTCGCCGCCCAGGCCCGTAGCCGAGGCGGAGATCGCGGCGCGGCGCGCCTGGTGTCACAAGATGCTCGGGCGTATCCGTCGCGGCGGCGACGCGGACGTGGAGGCGAACTACCGTCGCGCGTGGCTGCTCTTCGATCTGCTGGAGCTCTATTTCGTGTTTCGGGGCCGCCATTACCTCGGGCCGAAGGAGAGCTTCCGCTTCCTCGCGGCAGAGGACGGACCTGCGTACGAGGCGTTCTCGGCGGCGCTCGCGCCCGGCGCGCCCACCTCGGCGGTCGAGGCGCTCGTCGCGCGCGTGCTCTCCGGCTGA
- a CDS encoding metallophosphoesterase family protein, translating to MTPASTRSPSLDVPLRERARIAVVSDLQRTALVERVFLRAEENDAERAGIVAALAASRPDVTLLLGDHVFLGASRRAWAFFDRLVEPLRAAGVELLPVLGNHDCWSFGPRGLRHYFARFPRLDGRRFYTARLGPLGVVALDSNRLFMPSQTWAEQIQFYATTMARLDADPGVRGVLVLVHHPPFTNGTVTGPSSLVERSFVPAFLRSRKGIVMLSGHVHAYEHFVRDGRHFVVCGGGGGPRHRLLPKARQVFRDLFDGPSIRDFHFLTLEPTDRGLDVRATGLPKGGARTSPMDHFHVDWPT from the coding sequence ATGACCCCTGCCTCGACGCGCTCACCTTCCCTCGACGTCCCGCTCCGCGAGCGCGCGCGCATCGCCGTCGTCTCCGACCTGCAGCGCACGGCCCTCGTCGAGCGCGTCTTCTTGCGCGCCGAAGAGAACGACGCCGAGCGGGCGGGCATCGTCGCGGCGCTCGCGGCGTCACGCCCTGACGTGACGCTCCTGCTCGGCGATCACGTCTTCCTCGGCGCCTCGCGGCGGGCCTGGGCCTTCTTCGATCGGCTCGTCGAGCCGCTCCGCGCCGCGGGTGTCGAGCTCTTGCCGGTCCTCGGCAACCACGATTGCTGGTCCTTCGGGCCGCGGGGGCTCCGCCATTACTTCGCGCGTTTCCCCCGGCTCGACGGGCGCCGATTCTACACCGCCCGGCTCGGCCCCCTCGGCGTCGTGGCCCTCGACTCGAACCGGCTCTTCATGCCCTCGCAGACCTGGGCGGAACAAATACAGTTTTACGCGACAACCATGGCGCGGCTCGACGCCGATCCGGGCGTGCGGGGCGTCCTCGTGCTCGTCCACCACCCGCCCTTCACGAACGGCACCGTCACCGGCCCTTCGTCCCTCGTGGAGCGCTCGTTCGTCCCCGCGTTTTTGCGCTCCCGCAAGGGTATCGTCATGCTCTCGGGTCACGTGCACGCCTACGAGCATTTCGTCCGCGACGGCCGCCATTTCGTGGTCTGCGGCGGCGGAGGTGGGCCGCGGCACCGGCTCCTCCCGAAGGCGCGGCAGGTGTTCCGCGACCTCTTCGATGGACCTTCGATTCGCGACTTCCATTTCCTGACTCTGGAGCCGACGGATCGAGGCCTCGACGTGCGCGCCACGGGCCTGCCGAAGGGCGGGGCGCGCACGTCGCCGATGGATCATTTTCACGTCGACTGGCCGACGTGA
- a CDS encoding thioesterase II family protein: MAEIPPPPPQLVSVPARTTPALRLFIFPHAGSGAFPYRALAAGLPPWAELHAAQLPGRESLFTATPYRSMPSLTDALVSVLGPRLDLPFVFFGHSFGGHVAYALARALRARGERAPAALVVSSSRAPHLPLGRMALHDLPRPALIEAIRRYGGTPEAVLGNDELMDLFLPPLRADLAMYETHTFEPAEPLAIPITTFGGRQDTSARPEQIEPWREHTSAAFTSRIFDGGHFYLFERSKAAFAEALCGVIEEAQRTS; encoded by the coding sequence ATGGCCGAGATCCCGCCTCCGCCCCCTCAGCTCGTCAGCGTGCCCGCCAGGACCACGCCCGCGCTCCGCCTCTTCATTTTCCCCCACGCGGGGAGCGGGGCTTTTCCCTACCGCGCGCTCGCAGCGGGATTGCCGCCCTGGGCCGAGCTCCACGCCGCGCAGCTCCCCGGCCGCGAATCCCTGTTCACGGCGACGCCCTATCGATCGATGCCTTCCCTCACGGACGCGCTCGTCTCCGTGCTCGGCCCGAGGCTCGATCTGCCCTTCGTGTTTTTCGGGCATAGCTTCGGCGGGCACGTCGCTTATGCGCTCGCGCGGGCGCTCCGCGCGAGGGGTGAAAGAGCTCCCGCGGCCCTCGTCGTGTCCTCGAGCCGCGCGCCGCACCTGCCGCTCGGGCGGATGGCCCTGCACGACCTTCCGAGGCCAGCGCTCATCGAAGCGATCCGCCGTTATGGTGGTACGCCCGAGGCCGTGCTCGGGAACGACGAGCTGATGGATCTGTTTTTGCCGCCGCTCCGCGCGGACCTCGCGATGTACGAGACGCACACGTTCGAGCCCGCAGAGCCGCTCGCGATCCCCATCACCACCTTCGGCGGTCGCCAGGATACCTCGGCGCGCCCCGAGCAAATCGAGCCCTGGCGCGAGCACACGAGCGCGGCCTTCACCTCGCGAATCTTCGACGGAGGCCATTTTTACCTCTTCGAACGGTCGAAGGCGGCCTTCGCCGAGGCGCTCTGCGGGGTGATCGAGGAGGCTCAGAGGACGTCGTAG
- a CDS encoding 3-hydroxyacyl-CoA dehydrogenase NAD-binding domain-containing protein has protein sequence MEPLENANGNGSACAIEDVAVIGGGAKSLGVIEACLLAGLSTTLIRSTPGGAAEARRRLSASLEDKRADGRLDPEAVTRALGRFRAAGDIGAAASADLVLDSTVLPWRDRQTLLKLAERATNGHAILATTAPTALLRALSTRLDVRENFLGLHFFAPAVLAGFCEVSVTNRTQPTVVETAVQFVQALGKYAVIVRDTPALLLLQTQGARLGPSGSPPSRSDAALGFCGALERLLA, from the coding sequence ATGGAGCCACTGGAGAACGCGAACGGCAATGGGTCGGCCTGCGCGATCGAAGACGTGGCCGTCATCGGCGGAGGCGCGAAGAGCCTCGGCGTCATCGAGGCCTGCCTGCTCGCGGGCCTGTCGACGACGCTGATTCGATCGACGCCCGGCGGCGCCGCCGAGGCGCGGCGGCGGCTCTCCGCCTCGCTCGAGGACAAACGGGCGGACGGCCGCCTCGACCCGGAGGCCGTCACGCGCGCCCTCGGCCGATTCCGCGCGGCCGGCGACATCGGGGCCGCGGCGAGCGCCGACCTCGTCCTCGATTCGACCGTGCTCCCCTGGAGAGACCGACAAACCCTGCTGAAGCTGGCCGAGCGCGCCACGAACGGCCACGCCATCCTGGCCACGACGGCCCCGACGGCGCTGCTCCGCGCGCTCTCGACCCGCCTCGACGTACGTGAGAACTTCCTGGGACTGCATTTCTTCGCCCCCGCGGTGCTGGCCGGGTTCTGCGAGGTGTCCGTGACGAACCGGACGCAGCCTACCGTGGTCGAGACGGCCGTGCAATTCGTCCAGGCTCTCGGCAAGTACGCGGTGATCGTCCGCGACACGCCCGCCCTCCTCCTCCTCCAGACGCAGGGGGCGCGGCTCGGGCCGAGCGGTTCGCCGCCATCGAGGAGCGACGCTGCCCTGGGCTTTTGTGGCGCGCTCGAGCGGCTCCTCGCTTGA
- a CDS encoding TIGR02757 family protein, which produces MSRGGSSLRGADAALLRALEEVRARCDVEARKAADPVHFVHRYAERDDQELVAMIASALAFGNVKALCAKIEEALSRLGPRVAEVADDPAAVRARLAGFRHRVYRDEDLARLLIGARRVQRAHGSLGKALTDKLDALGDLREALGAWVAEIREKGELGAGAGGRRGATHILPDPGKGSAVKRILLLLRWMARPADGVDLGLWDVPTSRLIIPVDTHIHKLSRNLGLTARTSADFRAAEEITAALARLDPEDPVKYDFSLCHLGMLQTCPSKRDPVACEGCGVKPVCRHWRRGAR; this is translated from the coding sequence ATGAGCCGCGGCGGATCCTCTCTACGAGGGGCGGACGCGGCGCTCTTGCGCGCGCTCGAGGAGGTGCGGGCGCGGTGCGACGTGGAGGCGCGCAAGGCGGCCGACCCGGTGCATTTCGTGCACCGATATGCCGAGCGCGACGATCAGGAGCTCGTGGCGATGATCGCGTCGGCGCTGGCCTTCGGCAACGTGAAGGCGCTCTGCGCGAAGATCGAGGAGGCGCTCTCGCGGCTCGGCCCGCGCGTCGCCGAGGTCGCGGACGATCCGGCGGCGGTGCGCGCGCGGCTCGCGGGGTTCCGGCATCGGGTGTATCGCGACGAGGATCTCGCCCGGCTCTTGATTGGGGCGCGGCGGGTGCAGCGCGCCCATGGCTCGCTCGGCAAGGCGCTCACGGACAAACTCGATGCGTTGGGGGATCTGCGCGAGGCGCTCGGGGCCTGGGTCGCCGAGATTCGCGAGAAGGGAGAGCTCGGCGCAGGCGCCGGAGGGCGGCGGGGCGCGACGCACATCCTGCCGGATCCGGGCAAGGGCAGCGCCGTGAAGCGAATCCTGCTTTTGCTCCGGTGGATGGCGCGGCCGGCGGACGGGGTCGATCTCGGGTTATGGGACGTGCCGACCTCGCGGCTCATCATCCCGGTGGACACGCACATCCACAAGCTCTCGCGTAACCTCGGGCTCACGGCGCGGACGTCGGCCGATTTCCGGGCGGCGGAGGAGATCACGGCCGCGCTCGCGCGGCTCGACCCCGAGGACCCGGTGAAATACGATTTTTCCTTGTGTCACCTCGGGATGCTGCAGACCTGCCCGTCGAAGCGGGACCCGGTGGCGTGCGAGGGGTGCGGGGTCAAACCCGTGTGCCGGCACTGGCGGCGCGGTGCGCGCTAG